From the Lolium rigidum isolate FL_2022 chromosome 2, APGP_CSIRO_Lrig_0.1, whole genome shotgun sequence genome, one window contains:
- the LOC124687863 gene encoding 2-oxoglutarate-dependent dioxygenase DAO-like translates to MTEIPMIDLRLASPEEAARLRDAARRLGCFRVTGHGVPRALQDDMKTAVRALFDLPDDAKRRNADVISGSGYVAPSETNPLYEAFGLYDAASPADVDAFCASLDAPPHISETIRRYAEKTHELIMDVAAKLAASLGLEEEADRSFQDWPCQFRINRYNYTPDAVGKAGVQVHTDSGFLTVLHEDDCVGGLEVADPVTGEFAPVDPLPGTFLVNLGDVATAWSNGELHNVRHRVQCVAAVPRVSIALFLLAPKDDVVRAPDAFVTAGRHRRFRTFGYDDYRRLRQSTGEHAGEALARLAA, encoded by the exons ATGACGGAGATCCCGATGATCGACCTGCGGCTCGCGTCGCCGGAGGAGGCCGCGCGGCTGCGGGACGCGGCCCGCCGCCTGGGTTGCTTCCGGGTGACCGGCCACGGCGTGCCGCGCGCGCTCCAGGACGACATGAAGACCGCCGTGCGCGCCCTCTTCGACCTCCCCGACGACGCCAAGCGCCGCAACGCCGACGTGATCTCCGGCAGCGGCTACGTCGCGCCGAGCGAGACCAACCCGCTGTACGAGGCGTTCGGGCTCTACGACGCCGCGTCCCCCGCCGACGTCGACGCCTTCTGCGCCTCCCTCGACGCGCCGCCGCACATCAG TGAGACCATTAGGAGGTACGCGGAGAAGACGCACGAGCTGATCATGGACGTCGCGGCAAAGCTGGCCGCGAGCCTCGgcctggaggaggaggcggaccgcTCGTTCCAGGACTGGCCGTGCCAGTTCCGCATCAACAGGTACAACTACACGCCGGACGCCGTGGGGAAGGCCGGCGTGCAGGTCCACACGGACTCGGGCTTCCTCACCGTGCTCCACGAGGACGACTGCGTCGGCGGCCTCGAGGTGGCAGACCCGGTCACCGGCGAGTTCGCGCCCGTGGATCCCCTCCCGGGCACCTTCCTCGTCAACCTCGGAGACGTCGCCACG GCGTGGAGCAACGGGGAGCTCCACAACGTGAGGCACCGCGTGCAGTGCGTGGCGGCGGTGCCGCGCGTCTCCATCGCGCTCTTCCTGCTGGCGCCCAAGGACGACGTGGTGCGCGCGCCGGACGCGTTCGTCACCGCCGGGCGGCACCGCCGGTTCAGGACTTTTGGCTACGACGACTACCGCCGGCTTCGGCAGTCCACAGGGGAGCACGCTGGCGAGGCCCTGGCGCGGTTGGCCGCGTGA
- the LOC124692738 gene encoding uncharacterized protein LOC124692738 (The sequence of the model RefSeq protein was modified relative to this genomic sequence to represent the inferred CDS: added 58 bases not found in genome assembly), translating to MASSRLVPLFVLLLVVPSLGAPPNATAVVSRIAFGSCANQSAPQPVWEAILGFDPQVFIWLGDNVYGDNKRPSRVFGRERTVGPWRNLPRFYPATEEELRRKYELGKAVPGYAKLRETAQVIGTWDDHDYGLNDAGKEYSGKVFSQRLMLDFLDEAEDSSRRKQAGVYASYMYGPEGKRVKVIMLDTRYHRDPLLSDGTILGDPQWQWLERELHGPPSEITIIGSSIQVVSNLSATTGPLFYVESWARFPRERERLFRLIDSSKRNGVLFISGDVHFGEIARFDCGAQYPLYDITSSGLTQSVENSVPAIFQSVMRLLAWLTPTPMRVFNPNCRHKSCSYGQPNFGAIEIDWGAVPPKIKVELKDLQGNSVAGVEFPISELERSDGHLNKKQGRSFELHCNLETELPWLVRRRLALLFIGTIAVFVVAVVLLGIGCLSATYMVTKYKVA from the exons ATGGCCAGCTCCCGGCTCGTCCCCCTCTTcgttctcctcctcgtcgtcccctcCCTCGGCGCGCCGCCCAACGCCACCGCTGTGGTGTCCAGGATCGCATTCGGCTCCTGCGCGAACCAGAGCGCGCCTCAG CCCGTGTGGGAAGCTATCTTGGGGTTCGACCCGCAGGTCTTCATCTGGCTCGGGGACAACGTCTACGGGGACAACAAGCGCCCGTCCCGGGTGTTCGGGCGGGAGCGGACGGTGGGGCCATGGAGGAACCTGCCGCGGTTCTACCCGGCGACGGAGGAGGAGCTGCGGAGGAAGTACGAGCTGGGCAAGGCCGTTCCGGGGTACGCCAAGCTGAGGGAGACGGCCCAG GTGATTGGAACATGGGATGACCATGATTACGGATTGAATGATGCAGGAAAGGAATATAGTGGGAAAGTATTTAGTCAAAGGCTTATGTTAGATTTCTTGGATGAAGCTGAAGATAGTTCACG gaGGAAACAAGCTGGTGTTTATGCCTCATACATGTATGGTCCTGAAGGAAAACGGGTGAAG GTAATTATGTTAGACACTAGATATCACAGAGATCCGCTCTTAAGTGATGGAACTATACTTGGAGATCCTCAGTGGCAGTGGTTGGAGAGGGAGCTGCACGGTCCTCCGTCAGAGATCACCATCATTGGATCTTCAATTCAG GTAGTGTCCAATCTTTCTGCCACAACTGGACCTTTATTCTATGTGGAGTCCTGGGCGCGCTTTCCAAGGGAGAGAGAACGTCTGTTTCGACTGATCGATAGCAGTAAG AGAAATGGTGTATTATTTATCAGCGGTGATGTTCATTTTGGAGAAATCGCTCGTTTTGACTGTGGCGCTCAATATCCATTGTATGATATTACCTCAAGTGGTCTTACCCAATCCGTCGAGAATTCCGTTCCAGCAATATTTCAGTCTGTTATGAGACTCCTGGCTTGGCTAACACCAACCCCCATGCGAGTCTTCAACCCTAATTGCCGTCACAAATCATGCTCGTATG GTCAACCAAATTTTGGAGCAATTGAGATAGATTGGGGTGCAGTACCTCCCAAGATTAAAGTTGAACTAAAAGATTTACAGGGTAATTCTGTTGCTGGTGTGGAGTTCCCTATATCCGAACTGGAGCGATCAGATGGACATTTGAACAAAAAACAAGGGCGTTCTTTTGAACTGCATTGTAATCTCGAAACAGAGCTTCCATGGTTGGTACGGCGCCGCCTTGCTTTGCTGTTCATTGGCACCATTGCTG TTTTTGTTGTAGCTGTGGTGCT